One Methanocaldococcus infernus ME DNA segment encodes these proteins:
- a CDS encoding DUF2067 family protein, protein MKRDVAFRVKRDEEILELCRALEKMGLNCTVESKDRRVKVSIYGYDKESLKENYRNVMSLIYKIKNKYNPDKRGLYKYYLSELKYPVNKELVMETLKALGYKVIYNEDESYIKTDVDIDTFNSILENLFNISNELRFSRLGSKPVKNLVVLVSYINGVPPEDVIEEALEKGFFRVEEGRIVLNKSIELAKKYFLEGEDGGKDTGEER, encoded by the coding sequence ATAAAGAGAGATGTAGCCTTTAGAGTAAAAAGAGATGAGGAAATTTTAGAACTTTGTAGAGCACTGGAAAAGATGGGTTTAAATTGTACAGTTGAGTCTAAAGATAGAAGGGTTAAGGTTTCCATCTATGGCTATGATAAAGAATCCTTAAAAGAGAACTATAGAAATGTGATGAGCTTAATTTATAAAATTAAGAATAAGTATAATCCTGACAAAAGAGGGTTATATAAGTATTATCTTTCAGAGTTAAAGTATCCTGTTAATAAAGAGTTGGTAATGGAAACCTTAAAAGCTTTAGGCTATAAGGTTATCTATAATGAGGATGAAAGCTATATAAAAACAGATGTAGATATAGACACTTTTAACAGCATTTTAGAGAATCTCTTTAATATAAGTAATGAGCTTAGATTTTCAAGGCTTGGCTCTAAGCCTGTTAAAAACTTGGTTGTCTTAGTCTCCTATATAAATGGAGTTCCACCAGAGGATGTTATAGAGGAAGCCTTAGAAAAGGGCTTCTTTAGAGTTGAGGAAGGAAGAATAGTTCTAAATAAAAGTATAGAGTTGGCTAAAAAATATTTCCTGGAGGGAGAAGATGGAGGTAAAGATACTGGAGAGGAAAGATAA
- the moaA gene encoding GTP 3',8-cyclase MoaA, which produces MKDRFGRDIKSLRISVNCECNLRCFYCHKEGHKSSERYLTPEDFEKIVKTAMKFGIEKVKISGGEPLLREDIVEIVRRIKNLGIKDLSLTTNGTLLKDLAYELKEAGLDRINISLFSLNKERFGKFIGGNLDDVIEGIRIATKLFYPVKINYVVTTVNIDEFNEMLKFCKEVKAILQVIELIPTTEPLKKFYYSINTLEEKIKERANKVFVRKFQNRKKYFLDGLEVEFVKPMDNTEFCANCSRIRVTHDGHLKPCLLRDDNLIDIYNALKKNEDLEKYFLECIYRREPYFRKK; this is translated from the coding sequence ATGAAAGATAGATTTGGAAGAGATATTAAATCTCTAAGAATTAGTGTTAATTGTGAGTGTAACTTAAGATGTTTCTACTGTCATAAAGAAGGGCATAAAAGTAGTGAAAGATACCTAACTCCTGAAGACTTTGAAAAGATTGTCAAAACAGCTATGAAGTTTGGGATTGAGAAGGTTAAGATCTCTGGAGGAGAGCCACTATTAAGAGAGGATATAGTTGAAATTGTAAGGAGAATAAAAAATTTAGGGATAAAAGATTTATCTTTAACTACAAATGGAACCTTGTTAAAAGATTTAGCTTATGAACTAAAAGAGGCTGGATTAGATAGGATAAATATAAGTCTATTCTCCCTAAATAAGGAAAGATTTGGTAAGTTCATTGGTGGAAACTTAGATGATGTCATTGAAGGGATAAGGATAGCTACAAAACTATTTTATCCTGTGAAAATAAACTATGTTGTGACAACAGTTAATATAGATGAGTTCAATGAAATGCTAAAATTCTGTAAAGAGGTTAAAGCTATCTTACAAGTTATTGAACTCATCCCTACAACTGAGCCATTAAAAAAATTTTACTATAGTATTAATACTTTAGAAGAGAAGATAAAGGAGAGAGCTAACAAGGTATTTGTAAGAAAATTCCAAAATAGGAAAAAGTATTTTTTAGATGGCTTAGAGGTTGAGTTTGTAAAGCCTATGGATAACACTGAGTTTTGTGCAAACTGTTCAAGGATAAGGGTTACCCATGATGGACACTTAAAACCTTGCCTCCTAAGAGATGATAATCTAATTGATATCTACAATGCTTTAAAAAAGAATGAAGACTTAGAGAAATATTTTTTAGAGTGTATATATAGAAGAGAACCCTATTTTAGGAAGAAATAA
- a CDS encoding ATP-binding protein: protein MKIAIVGKGGVGKTFIASNLIKLFEKNGYRVIAVDCDPNPTLALSFGIEEEIKPLSKREDIINERVVLEGGVYNINPKVDDLIDKIGYRVGNVTLIVMGTIEKSGEGCVCPASTLLRKFLRHLILKEKDVVILDMEAGLEHFGRKTLEGIDLMLIVVEPTKKSIVTAKRMIKLGKELGIKKIGVIVNKVRDKMELELDAEIYGFIPYDEAVLEAELKGEEIKEGKALEAIEEIFKKIISS, encoded by the coding sequence ATGAAAATAGCTATTGTTGGTAAGGGAGGTGTAGGAAAGACATTTATAGCCTCTAACCTGATAAAACTCTTTGAAAAGAATGGGTATAGAGTTATAGCTGTAGATTGTGACCCAAATCCTACCTTAGCTCTATCCTTTGGCATAGAGGAGGAGATAAAGCCACTATCTAAGAGAGAAGATATAATTAATGAGAGGGTTGTCTTAGAAGGAGGAGTCTATAATATAAATCCTAAGGTTGATGATTTAATTGATAAAATTGGCTATAGAGTTGGAAATGTAACCTTAATTGTTATGGGAACTATTGAGAAGAGTGGAGAGGGCTGTGTTTGTCCAGCCTCCACACTACTTAGAAAGTTTTTAAGACACCTAATTTTAAAAGAAAAGGATGTTGTCATCTTAGATATGGAAGCTGGGTTAGAGCACTTTGGTAGAAAAACCTTAGAGGGAATAGACTTAATGTTAATTGTTGTTGAACCTACAAAGAAGTCAATAGTTACAGCTAAGAGGATGATAAAGTTAGGGAAAGAGTTAGGAATAAAGAAGATTGGAGTCATTGTTAATAAAGTTAGGGATAAGATGGAGTTAGAGTTAGATGCTGAGATCTATGGCTTTATCCCATATGATGAAGCTGTTTTAGAGGCTGAGTTGAAGGGAGAGGAGATAAAAGAGGGAAAGGCTTTAGAAGCTATAGAAGAAATCTTCAAAAAGATTATTTCTTCCTAA
- a CDS encoding DNA-directed RNA polymerase subunit L, which produces MEVKILERKDNLLEVELVGEDHSLPNLLKDILLTKKGVKMASYHIEHPLLNPETGRYISNPKFVIITEEGTDPVEVLKESLRDVIKMCDTLLEDIQKYKG; this is translated from the coding sequence ATGGAGGTAAAGATACTGGAGAGGAAAGATAACTTATTAGAGGTTGAATTGGTTGGAGAAGATCATTCTCTACCAAACCTTTTAAAAGATATATTGTTAACAAAAAAAGGAGTAAAGATGGCATCTTACCATATTGAGCATCCTCTCTTAAACCCTGAGACTGGGAGATATATTTCAAATCCAAAGTTTGTTATCATAACTGAGGAAGGTACAGATCCAGTAGAAGTTTTAAAAGAGAGCTTAAGAGATGTTATAAAGATGTGTGACACCCTTTTAGAAGATATACAAAAATATAAAGGTTAA
- a CDS encoding ABC transporter substrate-binding protein codes for MKKLFVIFLSLFIVLATFLSGCTGTGESGEKVIKVGVLTDLSGDLSTDGRQINNILKIAKDNVEQYLKEKGLNYKVELYVEDTQTNPSLCLQKVQNLKAQGCNLIIGPLSSSEVKNIKNFVMSNKLVIISPSSTAIPQLLGFASPEDKKYIFRIVPNDNFQGKAIAGELKDMGIKNVVVLYRDDAWGQGLESAAVTNMKNLGINVIAEIKYPSQPTPSDWSPYIQKLLDYTKGKDAKDTGILAIGFGELATLMSQIPDNSPLLNYKWFGSDGFAMNENILKVAKAKGEKVGFYSTVFYGKSKEAEKIVEEYRKRGYGEEVGQYALCAYDAFMLGVISYAEMLKEKGSYDPDLLSKLIKENAVKYSNGDFGFKPVTGYIEFNEWNDRATGDYGIYAITKDGWKLVGIWHYKDGKIEWL; via the coding sequence AACTTTCCTATCAGGTTGTACAGGAACAGGAGAAAGTGGAGAGAAGGTTATTAAAGTTGGGGTTTTAACAGATCTCTCTGGAGATTTATCAACAGATGGTAGGCAAATAAATAATATATTGAAGATAGCTAAGGACAATGTTGAGCAATACTTAAAGGAGAAAGGCTTAAACTACAAAGTTGAGCTTTATGTTGAAGATACACAAACAAATCCATCCCTATGTTTACAGAAGGTACAAAACTTAAAGGCTCAGGGTTGTAACTTAATTATTGGTCCTTTATCAAGTTCTGAAGTTAAGAACATAAAGAACTTTGTTATGTCAAATAAGTTAGTAATTATTTCCCCAAGTTCAACAGCTATCCCACAACTCTTAGGATTTGCCAGCCCAGAGGATAAGAAATATATCTTTAGAATAGTTCCTAATGACAACTTCCAAGGAAAGGCTATAGCTGGAGAGTTAAAAGATATGGGTATAAAAAATGTTGTTGTCCTCTATAGAGATGATGCTTGGGGACAAGGATTAGAATCTGCAGCAGTTACAAACATGAAAAATTTAGGAATAAATGTTATAGCAGAGATCAAATATCCAAGTCAGCCAACTCCAAGTGATTGGAGCCCATACATACAAAAGTTATTAGACTATACAAAAGGAAAAGATGCTAAGGATACTGGAATCTTAGCCATAGGCTTTGGAGAGTTAGCTACACTAATGTCACAAATTCCTGACAATTCACCACTCTTAAACTATAAGTGGTTTGGATCAGATGGATTTGCAATGAATGAGAATATATTAAAGGTTGCTAAAGCCAAGGGAGAGAAGGTTGGGTTCTATTCAACAGTGTTCTATGGAAAAAGTAAAGAAGCTGAGAAGATTGTTGAAGAATATAGAAAGAGAGGATATGGAGAAGAAGTTGGACAATATGCCCTCTGTGCCTATGATGCCTTTATGTTAGGAGTTATCTCCTATGCAGAGATGTTAAAAGAGAAGGGAAGTTATGATCCAGACTTACTAAGTAAGTTAATAAAAGAGAATGCTGTTAAATACTCAAATGGAGACTTTGGCTTCAAACCAGTTACTGGTTACATAGAGTTTAATGAGTGGAATGATAGAGCTACAGGAGACTACGGAATCTATGCAATAACCAAAGATGGCTGGAAGTTAGTAGGAATTTGGCACTATAAGGATGGTAAGATAGAGTGGCTCTAA
- a CDS encoding YqaA family protein: MNLKEIFLNLVKEYGYLGIFIIGFSEPIFQPFPVEIFITIALLLGLNWFLVLIISTVASNLGAMVTYFLAKRFGEGLIIKLVGEDNFKKASEFLEKYGILGVLIVSFTPIPFEAICWVCGLFEMPFNKYMIAVFISRLIRHGTVILLYLLYKGVTA; the protein is encoded by the coding sequence ATGAATTTAAAAGAAATCTTTCTAAATTTAGTTAAGGAATATGGCTACTTGGGAATATTTATTATTGGATTCTCTGAACCTATCTTTCAACCCTTTCCTGTTGAAATTTTTATAACAATAGCTCTTTTACTTGGCTTAAACTGGTTTTTAGTTTTGATTATCTCAACTGTAGCAAGTAACTTAGGAGCTATGGTTACATATTTCTTAGCTAAGAGGTTTGGAGAAGGTTTAATAATAAAGTTGGTTGGTGAAGATAATTTTAAAAAGGCTTCAGAGTTCTTAGAGAAGTATGGAATCTTAGGGGTTTTAATAGTTAGCTTCACCCCTATTCCTTTTGAAGCCATCTGTTGGGTTTGTGGCCTCTTTGAGATGCCTTTTAATAAGTATATGATAGCTGTTTTTATTTCAAGGTTAATAAGGCATGGGACAGTTATATTACTATATTTACTTTATAAGGGTGTTACAGCATGA
- a CDS encoding MraY family glycosyltransferase, with amino-acid sequence MLYLPILSFMFSFKFTKFLINKFINYKFGYDLHKKEKVKVPEMCGLAPVLSSSLFISLLNPIYSSIILLSSMVGVLDDLTNLSPKEKLFLLFIISTALSLYFYHNFTPDLLIFIFSLPIFSNFTNMLAGFNGLEIGLGVLSSLFLSLIFLLDHNISAFLIALTFSSSYLAFLYFNKYPARAFPGDCGTLPIGAFLSALSIVNNEFLYFVVIMIPYFIDASLKYLSAGVMSRDKHKPTVLGEDGKLYYKGGYLSLPRLILKYKPMSEKSLVLTLWSIEVLFGMLAILIKVTL; translated from the coding sequence TTGCTCTATCTTCCAATACTATCATTTATGTTTTCATTTAAATTTACAAAATTTTTAATTAACAAATTTATTAATTACAAGTTTGGCTATGACTTACACAAAAAAGAGAAGGTAAAGGTTCCTGAGATGTGTGGATTAGCTCCAGTTCTTTCCTCTTCTCTTTTCATCTCTCTTTTAAATCCAATCTATTCATCTATAATTCTTTTATCCTCCATGGTTGGAGTTTTAGATGATCTAACTAATTTATCTCCAAAGGAGAAGCTCTTCTTGCTATTTATTATTTCTACTGCTCTCTCTCTTTATTTTTATCATAACTTTACCCCTGATCTATTAATCTTTATTTTCTCTCTACCAATATTCTCAAACTTCACAAATATGTTAGCTGGCTTCAATGGCTTAGAGATAGGGTTAGGGGTTCTCTCCTCTTTATTTTTATCTCTTATTTTCTTGTTAGATCATAATATTTCAGCTTTTTTAATAGCTCTAACTTTTTCATCCTCTTATTTAGCTTTCCTATACTTTAATAAGTATCCAGCAAGAGCATTCCCAGGAGATTGTGGAACCCTACCAATAGGAGCTTTTTTATCAGCTTTAAGTATAGTTAATAATGAATTCCTATATTTTGTTGTAATTATGATCCCTTACTTTATAGATGCCTCCTTAAAGTATTTATCTGCTGGTGTTATGAGTAGAGATAAGCATAAGCCAACAGTGTTAGGTGAGGATGGAAAACTATACTACAAAGGAGGCTATCTTTCTCTACCAAGGTTAATATTGAAATATAAACCAATGTCAGAGAAAAGCTTAGTCTTAACCCTTTGGAGTATTGAAGTGCTCTTTGGAATGTTGGCTATCTTGATTAAGGTGACTCTATGA